A single genomic interval of Caldalkalibacillus uzonensis harbors:
- a CDS encoding acyclic terpene utilization AtuA family protein, with amino-acid sequence MKEIRILSPQGMLGYGYPSSSFEEGLQASPDVIAVDAGSTDGGPHRLGLGMGGVSRYATKKDLQPLILAAKERNIPLIIGSAGGSGAGKRVDWLLDIVKEIAKEQGLRLKVAAIYADIDKQWLYQRWQEGKVDPVDSAPPLSAESIKETTALVAQMGVEPYLEALKEKPDIIIGGRTYDPVMSAALPILNGMDPGLAFHLGKILECGALAATPGTAKDGMLGILRDGHFLVQPLNPERKCTAQSVAAHTMYEKSHPYYLHGPGGMLDLSECRFEQVDERTVKVSGSRFIPSESYTVKVEGVKQDGFRTVLICGIRDPYLLQQLDEVLAQVQDEVRSYFDQTSFQLFFKVYGRDGVMGAWEPEREALGHEVGLVAEVVAGTQEMADSICAYTRSLLMHFDYKGRVSTAGNLALPFAPPEFSAGPVFSFSVYHAVTIDDPLSLFPVKYVELRGE; translated from the coding sequence ATGAAAGAAATAAGGATCCTTTCCCCTCAGGGGATGCTGGGCTATGGCTATCCCTCTTCATCCTTTGAAGAAGGATTACAAGCCTCCCCTGATGTGATTGCGGTTGATGCCGGTTCCACAGACGGGGGCCCCCATCGTCTGGGGCTGGGCATGGGGGGAGTGAGCCGCTATGCTACTAAAAAAGATCTGCAGCCATTAATTCTTGCCGCGAAGGAAAGGAACATCCCTTTGATCATTGGCTCTGCCGGAGGGTCCGGCGCCGGGAAAAGAGTGGACTGGCTGCTGGATATTGTTAAGGAAATTGCCAAGGAGCAAGGCCTTAGGCTTAAGGTAGCCGCTATTTATGCAGATATAGATAAACAGTGGCTGTATCAACGCTGGCAGGAAGGAAAAGTCGATCCTGTAGATTCTGCTCCGCCCTTGTCAGCAGAGAGTATCAAGGAAACAACGGCTCTGGTGGCTCAGATGGGTGTGGAACCTTATCTGGAAGCATTGAAGGAAAAACCTGATATCATTATCGGTGGAAGAACATACGATCCGGTGATGAGTGCAGCCCTGCCCATATTAAACGGTATGGATCCAGGTCTGGCCTTCCATTTGGGCAAAATTCTGGAGTGCGGAGCATTGGCCGCCACACCGGGAACGGCCAAAGACGGAATGTTGGGCATTCTCCGCGACGGCCATTTCTTGGTCCAGCCATTAAATCCTGAGCGAAAATGTACCGCCCAATCGGTCGCGGCTCATACCATGTATGAAAAATCTCATCCGTACTACCTTCACGGGCCTGGTGGGATGCTTGACCTGTCAGAGTGCCGTTTTGAACAGGTCGATGAACGGACTGTGAAAGTATCGGGAAGCCGCTTTATCCCATCAGAGTCATATACCGTTAAAGTGGAGGGGGTCAAACAAGATGGATTTCGAACCGTATTAATTTGTGGCATCAGGGATCCTTATTTACTTCAACAGTTAGATGAAGTGCTTGCCCAAGTTCAAGACGAGGTTCGTTCCTATTTTGACCAGACATCCTTTCAGTTGTTTTTTAAGGTTTATGGGCGAGACGGGGTGATGGGAGCATGGGAGCCGGAGCGAGAAGCTCTTGGCCATGAAGTAGGGCTTGTTGCCGAAGTTGTGGCGGGAACCCAGGAGATGGCCGACAGTATTTGTGCTTACACCCGTTCACTACTCATGCATTTTGACTATAAGGGAAGAGTGTCCACTGCCGGAAATTTGGCACTTCCTTTTGCACCGCCTGAATTTTCAGCCGGCCCGGTTTTCTCATTTTCAGTTTATCATGCCGTGACCATTGATGATCCGCTCTCCCTTTTTCCAGTTAAATATGTTGAGCTGAGAGGTGAGTAA
- a CDS encoding DUF4387 domain-containing protein: MGQEIRQKEKKTLAELAAVIRSKNAGPFEITFDILFDNACYYRRVKESGVLTREHICQLYSARAEDVVCLEYFDQALGIKVTLRRHHPSGSAGERDTYGAQQHVPLLTIEIPDFFEQGT; this comes from the coding sequence ATGGGTCAGGAGATCCGTCAAAAGGAGAAGAAAACGCTGGCCGAACTGGCTGCCGTGATCCGCAGCAAAAATGCGGGGCCCTTTGAAATTACGTTTGACATTCTCTTTGACAATGCCTGCTATTACCGGCGGGTCAAAGAGAGTGGCGTGTTGACCCGTGAGCATATCTGTCAACTGTATTCTGCGAGGGCAGAGGACGTGGTTTGTCTGGAATATTTTGACCAAGCCCTGGGAATTAAAGTTACCTTACGGCGTCATCATCCATCCGGTTCAGCAGGGGAGAGGGATACTTACGGAGCACAGCAGCATGTTCCATTGCTCACGATAGAGATTCCTGATTTTTTTGAGCAGGGGACTTAA
- a CDS encoding response regulator: MSQISVLIVEDDVPIAQINQRFVEKVEGFKVTGIATNLDDAREMLTLLKPDLVLLDVFFPDASGVDLLWYIRQNHLSTDVIMITAAKEINAVQEAIRGGAIDYIIKPIVFERFQQSLLRYKAYRQKINQVQLVDQEEVDHLLGTVGKGSVSSQSEVPKGINPLTLQKVEEVIRETQTNSITAEELGQQIGVSRTTARRYLEYLVSIGKVRADLAYGAVGRPERRYYLKSPAQKNQESLS; encoded by the coding sequence ATGAGTCAAATTAGCGTGCTTATCGTTGAGGATGACGTGCCTATAGCCCAAATTAACCAGCGGTTTGTGGAAAAAGTGGAAGGGTTTAAGGTGACGGGCATCGCCACCAACCTGGACGATGCCCGCGAAATGCTGACTTTGCTGAAGCCTGACTTGGTCCTTTTGGATGTCTTTTTCCCAGATGCAAGCGGGGTTGATTTACTATGGTATATCCGGCAAAACCATCTCTCAACTGATGTGATCATGATCACAGCGGCTAAAGAGATTAACGCTGTTCAAGAAGCAATCCGCGGAGGGGCCATCGATTATATTATCAAACCCATTGTGTTTGAACGGTTTCAGCAATCGCTGCTCCGCTATAAAGCTTACCGGCAAAAAATCAATCAGGTTCAGCTTGTGGATCAGGAGGAAGTGGATCATCTGTTGGGAACTGTGGGTAAAGGGAGTGTTTCTTCCCAGTCAGAAGTACCTAAAGGCATTAACCCCTTGACTTTACAAAAGGTAGAAGAAGTCATTCGAGAAACGCAGACAAACAGCATCACCGCGGAGGAGCTGGGTCAGCAGATAGGTGTCAGCCGAACGACGGCACGCCGCTATCTGGAGTATTTGGTTTCAATTGGCAAAGTACGGGCTGACCTTGCCTACGGAGCAGTAGGAAGACCGGAAAGACGCTATTATCTTAAGTCCCCTGCTCAAAAAAATCAGGAATCTCTATCGTGA
- a CDS encoding ATP-binding protein, with translation MKLKTKMILLISSLLLIVMFLVGGIFLYMLESILEQQIGETALNVAKTVATMPTVIEAFKHPNPSQILQPIAEEIRQKTGASFVVIGNKDGIRYSHPIPERIGQSMVGGDNPPVLEEGKAYISKATGSLGPSIRGKVPIFDENGSIIGVVSVGFLINQIDETIHAYQKKALLFISGGLLIGIIGSSYIANGIKKSILNLEPDEIASLFQERNAILESIREGIIAINENGHITLANQAACKLIGTSSADDLIGKHIREVLPQSRLPEVLKTGKSEYDDEFIIGQEEVIVNRVPIFHGNKIVGAVSSFRKKTEIDQLTKQLSQVQAYADALRSQTHEYSNKLYTISGLIQLGSYQEAIELINKETADYQELVQFLMSAVPDTIIAAFLLGKYNRAHELKITFVLDKQSTLRDLPEHINREKLVTILGNLIDNAFEAVLENNKPEKKVTLFMTDLGHDLIFEIEDNGKGIPDPLLDSIFKKGISTKKQEGRGIGLYLVHKAVQSLNGYVTVTPGQEGGALFTVVIPKQKGENQHESN, from the coding sequence ATGAAACTGAAAACCAAGATGATATTATTGATCTCCAGTTTGCTGTTAATCGTGATGTTCCTTGTCGGGGGCATATTCTTATACATGTTAGAATCCATTTTGGAACAGCAGATAGGTGAAACAGCTTTAAATGTGGCTAAAACAGTGGCCACCATGCCCACAGTCATTGAGGCTTTTAAGCACCCCAATCCATCTCAAATACTTCAACCCATTGCTGAGGAAATCAGACAAAAAACCGGAGCCAGCTTCGTTGTGATCGGTAATAAGGATGGCATTCGCTACTCCCATCCCATACCTGAAAGAATTGGTCAATCGATGGTTGGGGGTGACAATCCCCCTGTATTGGAAGAAGGAAAGGCATATATTTCCAAGGCAACAGGATCTTTAGGGCCATCGATCAGAGGCAAAGTGCCTATTTTTGACGAAAACGGCAGTATTATTGGTGTGGTTTCGGTTGGCTTTTTGATTAACCAAATAGATGAAACGATTCATGCTTACCAAAAGAAAGCACTGCTCTTCATCAGTGGCGGCCTCCTTATTGGCATCATTGGTTCCTCATACATTGCGAATGGGATTAAAAAATCCATTCTTAACCTGGAACCTGACGAAATCGCCAGTCTGTTCCAGGAACGAAATGCCATTTTGGAATCGATCAGGGAAGGGATTATAGCCATTAATGAAAATGGACACATCACCTTGGCCAATCAGGCAGCGTGTAAGCTGATCGGAACTTCCTCAGCTGATGACCTCATTGGCAAACATATCCGTGAAGTTCTTCCCCAATCCCGTCTTCCTGAGGTACTGAAAACTGGAAAAAGTGAGTATGACGATGAATTTATCATCGGCCAGGAAGAGGTGATAGTTAACCGTGTGCCAATCTTTCACGGAAATAAAATTGTGGGAGCTGTTTCTTCTTTCCGCAAAAAGACAGAGATTGACCAATTAACCAAACAACTGTCCCAGGTCCAGGCGTATGCCGATGCCCTGCGTTCCCAGACGCATGAATATTCCAACAAACTGTATACCATCTCTGGCTTGATCCAACTGGGATCGTACCAGGAAGCGATTGAACTGATTAACAAAGAAACAGCAGATTATCAAGAGTTGGTCCAGTTTCTGATGTCTGCCGTACCAGATACCATCATTGCCGCTTTTCTGCTTGGGAAATATAACAGGGCCCATGAACTGAAAATTACCTTTGTTCTGGATAAACAGAGCACTCTTCGTGACCTGCCCGAACATATCAACCGGGAGAAACTGGTTACCATCTTAGGCAATTTGATAGACAATGCTTTTGAAGCAGTGTTAGAAAACAACAAACCGGAAAAAAAAGTCACCTTGTTTATGACTGATCTTGGCCATGATTTAATTTTTGAGATAGAGGACAACGGAAAAGGAATCCCAGACCCGCTGCTGGATTCCATTTTTAAGAAAGGCATAAGCACAAAAAAACAAGAGGGACGGGGGATCGGGTTATATCTGGTGCACAAAGCGGTTCAATCGTTGAACGGCTATGTCACGGTCACCCCTGGCCAAGAAGGGGGCGCATTATTTACAGTGGTCATACCAAAGCAGAAAGGGGAGAATCAACATGAGTCAAATTAG
- a CDS encoding DUF1294 domain-containing protein, with amino-acid sequence MINLIGYIIMWRDKKAAKRNSWRTSEKMIFQIALIGGAAGIYVGMRHFRHKTQKLRFKAGIPFLVILNAGCLVGALLYFQS; translated from the coding sequence ATGATTAATCTAATTGGCTATATCATCATGTGGAGAGATAAAAAGGCAGCCAAACGGAACAGTTGGCGGACGTCAGAGAAGATGATCTTTCAGATTGCCCTTATCGGTGGTGCTGCTGGTATATATGTTGGAATGCGGCACTTTCGGCACAAAACACAGAAATTAAGGTTTAAAGCAGGGATACCTTTTCTGGTGATTCTGAACGCAGGATGCCTAGTTGGTGCGTTATTGTATTTTCAGTCTTAG
- a CDS encoding VOC family protein — MELRETGIILFVEHYQEALAFYTQKLGLPLRKKGESLSILEFGSSYLMIEKGGVASSGEKTRAQNPTVLRLNVHDFEHTIEELRERGVNVEVLQFEWGKIGVIIDPEGNRIEIKD; from the coding sequence ATGGAGTTGAGGGAAACGGGGATTATTCTGTTTGTGGAACATTATCAGGAAGCCTTGGCATTTTATACACAAAAACTTGGTTTACCATTACGTAAAAAGGGGGAATCCTTATCCATTCTTGAATTTGGCAGCAGTTACCTGATGATTGAAAAGGGAGGCGTTGCGTCTTCAGGGGAAAAAACACGTGCGCAAAACCCTACTGTGTTAAGGTTAAATGTCCATGATTTTGAACATACAATCGAGGAGTTAAGAGAACGCGGGGTCAACGTAGAGGTTTTACAATTTGAGTGGGGAAAAATTGGAGTCATCATTGATCCGGAAGGCAACCGGATTGAAATTAAAGATTAA
- a CDS encoding DJ-1/PfpI family protein: MKIAFILFDRLTVLDFIGFYDVITRLKTMAIKPEVKWDLCALKEQVADELGVRIKVDRVRPDLGDYDMIFVPGGMGTRQLKDDSVFINWLKTARDVHTKVSVCTGSLLLGAAGFLKGKKATTHPNAYTLLSPYCAQVVEKRIVKDGNIITGGGVATSIDLGLYMLEELAGHEAVQRVQRQMDYPYYPSKEKLL, from the coding sequence ATGAAGATTGCGTTTATTTTGTTTGATCGTTTAACGGTTCTTGATTTTATAGGTTTTTATGATGTGATCACAAGGTTAAAAACCATGGCGATTAAGCCCGAGGTGAAATGGGATCTGTGTGCCTTAAAGGAACAAGTTGCAGATGAATTGGGAGTCAGGATCAAAGTGGACAGGGTGAGACCTGACCTGGGCGATTATGATATGATCTTTGTTCCTGGCGGTATGGGCACGAGACAGCTGAAGGATGATAGCGTATTTATTAACTGGTTAAAGACAGCAAGGGATGTACACACAAAGGTTTCGGTATGTACCGGCTCCCTGTTGCTGGGGGCAGCTGGTTTCTTAAAAGGAAAGAAGGCGACCACTCATCCCAACGCCTATACTTTGTTAAGTCCTTATTGTGCTCAAGTTGTAGAAAAGAGAATTGTAAAGGACGGTAACATTATAACAGGGGGCGGAGTGGCCACATCTATTGATTTAGGCCTGTACATGCTGGAGGAACTGGCTGGACATGAAGCTGTTCAACGGGTTCAGAGACAAATGGATTATCCTTACTATCCAAGCAAAGAAAAACTTTTATAA
- a CDS encoding NAD-dependent epimerase/dehydratase family protein, whose amino-acid sequence MTGEKGKTNLVLGTGPLGMSVMERLLLEGQQVMMVNQSGQADVPEQVQVIKCDLVKETIPLEIIKKVDVVYHCIGLPYPQWGKLKTIMNNVIQALRNSDTILVYADNLYAYGPSHGKLVETLLYRPVGKKTRIRADIATFVIEEHNKGNIRAAIGRGSDFYGPRVRNSALGYRVFEHLLKDKSVDIFGNIDTPHTYIYIHDFAAGLVTLGTRTESLGEIWHIPSAETMTTRAMIEKICQELGNSPSYRIANRLILHALGLFNQEMRELKEIYYQFERPFVVNHNKYKTRFGEQVTPHEQAVRETIKWYRDQNSKNKIS is encoded by the coding sequence ATGACTGGGGAAAAAGGGAAGACCAATCTCGTCCTTGGCACAGGGCCATTAGGGATGTCGGTTATGGAGAGATTATTACTTGAAGGTCAGCAGGTGATGATGGTCAACCAGAGTGGCCAGGCGGATGTGCCGGAGCAGGTGCAAGTGATCAAGTGTGATTTGGTAAAAGAAACAATCCCCCTTGAGATCATTAAAAAAGTGGATGTGGTCTATCATTGTATTGGGTTGCCCTACCCGCAGTGGGGAAAATTAAAGACCATTATGAACAATGTGATACAGGCGCTTCGTAACAGTGACACCATATTGGTTTATGCTGACAACTTATACGCCTACGGACCGTCTCATGGTAAACTCGTGGAAACCCTGCTTTATCGTCCGGTTGGGAAAAAAACCAGAATAAGAGCAGACATTGCCACATTCGTGATCGAGGAGCACAACAAGGGGAATATCAGGGCTGCGATTGGCAGGGGTTCCGACTTTTATGGCCCCCGGGTTCGCAATTCAGCGTTAGGATACAGGGTTTTTGAGCATCTTCTTAAAGATAAGTCTGTCGATATATTTGGTAATATTGATACTCCTCACACATACATATACATTCATGACTTTGCAGCAGGATTAGTGACATTAGGGACAAGAACAGAATCCCTAGGTGAGATTTGGCATATTCCCAGTGCAGAAACGATGACAACGAGAGCAATGATAGAAAAAATTTGCCAAGAACTTGGCAATTCTCCTTCATACCGTATCGCAAACAGGTTGATTTTACATGCACTAGGCCTGTTCAACCAAGAGATGAGGGAGTTAAAAGAAATATATTACCAATTTGAGCGTCCCTTTGTGGTTAACCACAACAAGTACAAAACCCGGTTTGGTGAGCAGGTCACCCCTCACGAACAAGCGGTCAGAGAGACGATAAAATGGTATAGAGATCAGAATAGTAAAAATAAAATCAGTTAA
- a CDS encoding superoxide dismutase family protein, giving the protein MRDLSHVAWADIKGGPLAPNIKGIVTFKSVPGGTNVSVEVSGLPPYRPGGKKHPPIGPHGFHIHEFGTCEIGNPKNPFLEAGQHWNPTRQPHGNHAGDFPVLFSNNGYAKMCFFTNKFKVPQVIGKSVIIHQNPDDYRTQPAGDSGKRLACGVIVAGWPNSF; this is encoded by the coding sequence ATGCGAGATTTATCACATGTTGCTTGGGCTGATATCAAAGGAGGTCCTCTTGCTCCAAACATTAAAGGGATTGTCACCTTTAAATCGGTTCCGGGGGGCACCAATGTTTCCGTTGAAGTGTCAGGATTACCCCCTTATCGTCCAGGAGGGAAAAAACATCCCCCCATTGGCCCCCATGGATTCCACATCCATGAATTTGGAACATGTGAAATTGGAAATCCCAAGAATCCATTCCTGGAGGCAGGTCAACACTGGAATCCAACCAGACAGCCGCATGGAAACCATGCCGGTGACTTCCCTGTATTGTTTTCTAATAACGGGTATGCGAAAATGTGTTTCTTTACGAACAAATTCAAAGTGCCTCAGGTCATAGGCAAGTCCGTTATTATCCATCAAAATCCAGATGATTATCGTACCCAACCCGCTGGGGATTCCGGCAAACGCTTGGCCTGTGGTGTTATCGTTGCTGGCTGGCCCAACTCATTTTAA
- a CDS encoding HAD family hydrolase yields MLKAIFFDLDDTLLWDAKCVQEAFEATCQEAAEKYGINPKELEEAVRKQARQLYASYETYPFTQMIGINPFEGLWGDFKAGELEGFKKLRDIAPVYRKQAWTAGLRALGIDDPDYGHYLAERFPAERRKRSIVYDETFEVLDELKDNYRLLLLTNGSPDLQREKLSALPDLTPYFEHIVISGDFGKGKPDPSIFKHALDLMALESHEAVMVGDNLMTDILGSSRAGMKNVWLNRKGKETHPEVVSDFEIKSLIELPPLVQKLSS; encoded by the coding sequence ATGCTGAAAGCCATCTTTTTTGATTTAGACGACACGTTGCTGTGGGACGCCAAATGCGTGCAGGAAGCCTTTGAGGCCACTTGTCAGGAAGCTGCTGAAAAATACGGGATTAATCCAAAGGAATTAGAAGAGGCTGTCCGGAAACAGGCACGCCAACTTTACGCCTCATATGAAACATATCCCTTTACCCAAATGATCGGCATTAACCCTTTTGAGGGACTGTGGGGGGATTTCAAAGCAGGAGAATTGGAAGGTTTTAAAAAGCTGCGTGACATTGCCCCTGTCTACCGGAAACAAGCTTGGACTGCAGGCTTAAGAGCGCTGGGTATCGATGATCCGGACTATGGCCACTATCTGGCTGAGCGCTTTCCGGCTGAACGGCGCAAACGTTCCATCGTTTATGACGAAACGTTTGAGGTACTGGACGAGCTGAAAGACAACTATAGATTGCTGCTTTTAACCAACGGTTCACCTGACTTGCAGCGTGAGAAACTGTCTGCCCTTCCCGACCTGACCCCATACTTTGAACACATTGTCATTTCCGGTGACTTCGGCAAAGGAAAGCCTGACCCCTCTATTTTTAAGCATGCTCTTGATTTGATGGCCTTAGAAAGTCATGAAGCCGTCATGGTCGGGGACAACCTGATGACAGATATCCTCGGATCCTCGCGGGCAGGAATGAAAAACGTGTGGCTAAACAGGAAGGGCAAAGAAACCCACCCTGAAGTAGTCTCAGACTTTGAAATCAAAAGTTTAATCGAGCTTCCGCCACTGGTCCAAAAGTTGTCTTCATAA
- a CDS encoding L-cystine transporter: MTSLFVILNVVIMIALIFALYLMQSKRVSFSKRVFASLVLGLIFGFGLQYVYGPQSEIIATSTDWFNIVGTGYIRLLQMIVMPLIFISILMAFTKLKLSNHLGKISTLVIGILVGTTAIAAAIGIAAAVVFDLEAIQIEQGESEAQRGAQLEETYAEIEGQTLPQQIVALIPSNPFLDLTGTRPTSTIAVVIFSIILGISYLGLKRNQPEHADLFATAVEVLYSLIMGVVKMVIRLTPYGVLAIMTRTVATSDLSAILSLGKFVTASYVALIAMFLVHLLLLLVNGLNPVTYVKKAFPVLAFAFTSRTSAGALPLNISTQKRLGVSDGIANLAGSFGLSIGQNGCAGIYPAMLAVMIAPTVGIDALTPSFLLMLIVVVAISSFGVAGVGGGATFAAIIVLSVMDLPVALAGLMISIEPLIDMGRTAVNVSGSMTSGILTSKLTGDLDTNMYHDHNQTLEVQA; encoded by the coding sequence ATGACATCATTATTTGTTATATTAAATGTTGTTATAATGATAGCTCTTATTTTTGCACTATATCTGATGCAAAGCAAAAGGGTTTCATTTTCCAAACGTGTTTTTGCCAGTCTTGTTCTGGGCCTTATCTTTGGCTTTGGCCTCCAGTATGTATATGGGCCGCAGTCAGAGATCATCGCTACATCAACGGACTGGTTTAATATTGTGGGAACTGGCTATATTCGCCTGTTGCAAATGATCGTCATGCCTTTAATTTTCATATCTATTTTGATGGCCTTTACCAAACTGAAACTATCCAATCATTTAGGCAAAATTAGCACCTTGGTGATCGGCATTCTGGTTGGAACCACCGCCATCGCCGCCGCTATCGGTATCGCTGCAGCTGTCGTTTTTGACCTGGAAGCAATTCAAATTGAACAGGGTGAGTCAGAAGCCCAGCGGGGGGCTCAGCTGGAAGAAACTTATGCCGAGATTGAAGGACAGACGCTTCCTCAACAAATTGTTGCCCTCATCCCATCCAATCCGTTTTTGGACTTGACCGGGACCCGTCCTACATCCACCATTGCGGTTGTAATTTTTAGCATCATTTTGGGTATTTCATATCTAGGCTTGAAACGGAATCAGCCGGAGCACGCTGATCTGTTTGCCACAGCCGTCGAGGTGCTCTATTCCCTCATCATGGGTGTCGTGAAGATGGTGATCCGCTTGACACCATACGGTGTATTGGCCATTATGACACGAACGGTGGCTACGAGTGACTTAAGTGCGATCCTCAGCTTAGGCAAGTTTGTCACTGCATCTTATGTGGCATTGATTGCTATGTTCCTTGTTCATCTGTTGCTGCTTTTAGTGAATGGTTTAAATCCCGTCACCTATGTCAAAAAAGCATTTCCGGTCCTTGCCTTTGCCTTTACGTCACGGACCAGCGCAGGCGCATTGCCCCTGAATATCAGCACCCAAAAGCGCTTGGGCGTATCGGACGGGATTGCCAATTTAGCAGGTTCATTTGGACTTTCTATCGGCCAAAACGGATGCGCCGGCATCTATCCGGCCATGCTCGCCGTCATGATTGCCCCGACAGTGGGTATTGATGCCTTAACTCCGTCATTTTTGCTGATGCTGATTGTTGTGGTGGCCATCAGTTCCTTTGGTGTGGCTGGAGTGGGAGGCGGCGCCACTTTTGCAGCGATTATCGTTTTATCGGTGATGGATTTGCCGGTAGCCCTGGCCGGTCTGATGATCTCAATTGAGCCGCTGATTGACATGGGCCGGACTGCAGTTAATGTAAGCGGAAGCATGACATCCGGCATTCTGACCAGCAAGCTGACCGGGGATCTAGATACTAACATGTATCATGACCATAACCAAACACTGGAAGTGCAAGCCTAA
- a CDS encoding NAD(P)/FAD-dependent oxidoreductase has product MTYDVIIIGGGPSGLMASIAASEAGANVLLVDKGSKLGRKLAISGGGRCNVTNAGDIEEIIKNIPGNGRFLYSCLATFNNRDIIRFFEGLGIKLKEEDRGRMFPVSDKAKDVVNALVRQVRKQGVEIRVNAPVKRVLYQGDHVKGVELKNGEIIGASTVIIATGGKSVPYTGSTGDGYAWAQEAGHTITDLYPTEVPITSEEPFIRNKELQGLSLHNITLSVWNPKGKKVIEHEGDMIFTHFGLSGPAALRCSQFVVKLLKKETIHTVLLTIDLFPDKPASLVAEEILKLAAKQPKKAIKNVLKGNIPERMIPLLLRKGDLEEDLTYAHLPKKKLTELAQLIKRFPVQANGTLSIEEAFVTGGGVNLKEVDPKTMQSKLMNGLFFCGEILDIHGYTGGYNITAAFTTGYNAGLNAARQAIRVDRDVVSQ; this is encoded by the coding sequence ATGACATACGATGTAATCATTATTGGCGGAGGCCCCTCTGGTCTGATGGCCAGCATTGCCGCCAGCGAAGCAGGAGCCAACGTGTTGCTGGTAGATAAAGGAAGCAAATTGGGGCGTAAGCTGGCCATTTCAGGAGGAGGACGCTGCAATGTGACCAACGCAGGTGATATAGAGGAGATTATCAAAAACATCCCTGGCAACGGCCGCTTTTTGTACAGCTGTTTGGCCACGTTCAATAACCGGGACATTATCCGTTTCTTTGAAGGCCTGGGTATTAAATTGAAAGAGGAAGACCGCGGACGCATGTTTCCTGTCTCAGATAAGGCCAAAGACGTGGTCAATGCCTTGGTCCGTCAAGTGCGCAAACAAGGGGTTGAGATACGGGTGAATGCCCCTGTCAAGCGAGTGTTATATCAAGGGGATCATGTCAAGGGTGTTGAATTGAAAAATGGAGAGATCATTGGAGCCTCCACCGTTATTATCGCCACAGGCGGAAAATCGGTTCCTTACACCGGTTCAACAGGAGATGGCTACGCCTGGGCACAAGAAGCCGGCCACACCATCACGGACCTGTATCCCACCGAAGTGCCCATTACATCAGAGGAGCCTTTTATCCGCAACAAAGAGCTTCAAGGCCTGTCTTTGCACAATATTACCCTTAGCGTGTGGAACCCCAAGGGCAAAAAAGTGATTGAGCATGAGGGGGATATGATCTTCACCCATTTCGGCTTGTCCGGACCGGCTGCTCTGCGGTGCAGTCAATTCGTTGTTAAATTGTTAAAGAAAGAAACAATCCATACGGTCCTGTTAACCATTGATCTGTTTCCGGACAAACCTGCCTCTCTAGTTGCGGAAGAGATACTCAAGTTGGCTGCAAAACAGCCGAAAAAAGCCATCAAAAACGTATTAAAAGGCAATATCCCCGAGCGGATGATTCCGCTCCTGCTGCGAAAAGGGGATCTTGAAGAGGATCTAACGTATGCCCATTTGCCCAAAAAGAAGCTCACTGAGCTGGCTCAGTTGATCAAACGGTTTCCGGTGCAGGCCAACGGCACACTCTCTATCGAAGAAGCTTTTGTGACAGGCGGAGGGGTCAATCTGAAAGAGGTCGACCCTAAGACCATGCAGTCTAAGTTGATGAACGGCTTGTTCTTTTGCGGGGAGATACTGGACATTCATGGTTACACAGGCGGGTACAACATTACGGCCGCTTTTACCACAGGGTATAATGCCGGCTTGAATGCAGCCCGGCAGGCCATTCGGGTGGACCGGGATGTTGTTTCTCAATAA